One window of the Aptenodytes patagonicus chromosome 5, bAptPat1.pri.cur, whole genome shotgun sequence genome contains the following:
- the DIRAS3 gene encoding GTP-binding protein Di-Ras3, translated as MPEQSNDYRVVVFGAAGVGKSSLVLRFVRGTFRETYIPTIEDTYRQVISCDKSICTLQITDTTGSHQFPAMQRLSISKGHAFILVYSVTSRQSMEDLHPIFEQICQIKGDIQKIPIMLVGNKSDETQRELDASEGQALASKWKCSFMETSAKMNYNVQELFQELLNLEKRRTVSLQVDGKKSKQQKKKDKLQGKCSVM; from the coding sequence ATGCCTGAACAAAGCAATGATTACAGGGTGGTTGTGTTTGGAGCAGCAGGGGTTGGCAAAAGCTCCTTGGTCCTTCGTTTTGTAAGGGGAACTTTCAGGGAAACCTATATCCCCACAATCGAAGATACGTACCGGCAGGTAATCAGCTGTGATAAGAGCATCTGCACCCTTCAGATTACAGACACCACAGGAAGCCATCAGTTCCCTGCTATGCAGAGGCTGTCTATATCCAAAGGGCATGCTTTCATCTTGGTGtactctgtcaccagcaggcagTCCATGGAAGATCTTCATCCCATCTTTGAACAGATTTGTCAGATTAAAGGGGACATCCAAAAAATCCCAATAATGTTGGTAGGCAACAAAAGTGACGAGACCCAGAGGGAGCTGGATGCCAGCGAGGGGCAAGCGTTAGCCAGCAAGTGGAAGTGCTCCTTTATGGAGACATCAGCCAAAATGAACTACAATGTGCAGGAGCTCTTCCAGGAGCTCTTGAatctggagaagaggagaacTGTCAGTCTCCAGGTGGATGGAAAGAAATccaagcagcagaaaaagaaagataaactgCAAGGCAAGTGCTCTGTTATGTGA